One segment of Ziziphus jujuba cultivar Dongzao chromosome 12, ASM3175591v1 DNA contains the following:
- the LOC107428993 gene encoding pentatricopeptide repeat-containing protein At1g26900, mitochondrial isoform X1: MTLRGASSFLRQNFKFWSEMYKSDDHLFFPKDLNFISLLKSCKQISQVSQVHGFMVKSGLDHDPFTLSKLLASSIQDIEYAASIFNSIQNPNLFMFNTMLRGYSASDVPEQAFVVFNNLRAQGIVLDQFSFITTLKACAVQSNIWTGQVVHGIALKSGYRLFINVKNSLLHLYCICGRILDAHVLFDEFPQQNDLVSYNTLMGGYLHISQPIVIVELFRKLCSSGLKASITTVLSVLSAAGDLGNYLGGESLHGYCIKLGFCSDLHVVTALTDMYAKTDHIDLAHRIFNEVTLKDVVLWNCLIDKHAKSGLLEEALALLKHLELEGLKANSSTLAGLLSTCASSGAVSMGRCINNYVEEEGLVLDVVLGTALVDMYAKCGFLGKATDIFERMQGKDVKSWTAMISGYGNHGQAENAIRLFCRMEDEGYKPNEITFLAILSACSHGGLVTEGMRYFEIMVSKYGFLPKIEHYGCIIDLLGRAGLLEEAYKLLKSLPVKGDATAWRALLAACRVFGYVELGECVERVLIDLNDEHPTNSILLSSAYAVAGRLPERSIMQEIKEEERLMKDMKFSFRYKDKIAKEVGCSTIEMDFYLYNQQ; the protein is encoded by the coding sequence ATGACCTTACGAGGAGCCAGTTCTTTTCTAAGGCAAAACTTCAAATTTTGGTCCGAAATGTATAAATCAGATGACCACTTGTTTTTTCCAAAAGATCTTAACTTCATTTCTCTATTGAAATCGTGCAAACAGATCTCTCAAGTCTCTCAAGTCCATGGCTTTATGGTCAAGAGTGGTCTTGATCACGACCCTTTTACTTTGAGCAAGCTTCTTGCATCTTCCATTCAAGATATTGAATATGCTGCCTCCATTTTCAACAGTATACAAAACCCAAATCTGTTCATGTTCAATACAATGCTCAGAGGCTATTCTGCCAGTGATGTCCCAGAACAGGCTTTTGTTGTTTTCAATAACTTAAGGGCTCAAGGAATTGTGCTAGACCAATTCTCTTTCATCACAACTCTCAAAGCTTGTGCTGTCCAATCCAACATCTGGACTGGCCAAGTGGTTCATGGGATTGCTTTGAAGTCAGGTTATAGGTTGTTTATCAATGTGAAGAATTCCCTTCTGCATCTATACTGTATCTGTGGGAGAATTTTAGATGCACATGTGTTGTTTGATGAATTTCCCCAACAAAATGACTTGGTTTCATATAACACTTTAATGGGCGGCTACCTTCACATTTCTCAGCCAATTGTTATTGTAGAACTTTTCAGGAAACTTTGTAGCAGTGGTTTGAAAGCCAGTATTACCACAGTGTTGAGTGTTCTATCTGCAGCTGGTGATTTGGGAAATTATCTTGGAGGAGAGTCTCTTCATGGGTATTGCATCAAACTGGGATTTTGTTCTGATTTGCATGTGGTTACTGCTTTGACCGATATGTATGCAAAAACTGATCATATTGATTTAGCACATAGAATTTTCAATGAAGTTACTTTAAAGGATGTTGTTTTATGGAATTGTTTAATAGATAAGCATGCAAAAAGTGGCCTGTTAGAAGAAGCATTAGCTCTATTAAAACATTTGGAACTTGAAGGATTGAAAGCCAATTCATCTACATTGGCAGGATTACTTTCAACCTGCGCTTCTTCAGGAGCTGTAAGTATGGGACGATGTATCAATAATTATGTGGAAGAGGAGGGACTGGTGTTGGATGTAGTTCTTGGAACAGCTCTGGTAGACATGTATGCTAAATGTGGGTTTTTAGGAAAGGCTACTGACATTTTCGAGAGGATGCAAGGCAAAGATGTGAAATCATGGACAGCAATGATATCAGGTTATGGAAATCATGGGCAAGCAGAAAATGCTATTAGGCTATTCTGTAGAATGGAGGACGAGGGGTACAAACCCAATGAAATCACTTTCTTGGCAATTTTAAGTGCTTGTAGTCATGGAGGGCTGGTGACAGAGGGAATgagatattttgaaattatggtTTCCAAGTATGGTTTTTTGCCCAAGATTGAACATTATGGATGTATAATTGATCTTTTGGGTCGTGCAGGATTGTTGGAGGAAgcatataaacttttaaaaagctTGCCTGTTAAGGGAGATGCCACTGCTTGGCGTGCATTGCTTGCAGCTTGCAGGGTCTTTGGGTATGTTGAATTGGGGGAATGTGTAGAGAGAGTTTTAATTGACCTAAATGATGAACATCCCACCAATTCAATTCTTCTCTCAAGTGCCTATGCCGTTGCTGGAAGGTTGCCAGAACGTTCAATAATGCaggaaataaaagaagaagaacggCTAATGAAAGATATGAAATTCTCATTCAGATATAAAGACAAAATAGCAAAGGAAGTTGGATGTAGCACTATTGAGATGGATTTCTATCTATACAATCAGCAATAA
- the LOC107428993 gene encoding pentatricopeptide repeat-containing protein At1g26900, mitochondrial isoform X2: MVKSGLDHDPFTLSKLLASSIQDIEYAASIFNSIQNPNLFMFNTMLRGYSASDVPEQAFVVFNNLRAQGIVLDQFSFITTLKACAVQSNIWTGQVVHGIALKSGYRLFINVKNSLLHLYCICGRILDAHVLFDEFPQQNDLVSYNTLMGGYLHISQPIVIVELFRKLCSSGLKASITTVLSVLSAAGDLGNYLGGESLHGYCIKLGFCSDLHVVTALTDMYAKTDHIDLAHRIFNEVTLKDVVLWNCLIDKHAKSGLLEEALALLKHLELEGLKANSSTLAGLLSTCASSGAVSMGRCINNYVEEEGLVLDVVLGTALVDMYAKCGFLGKATDIFERMQGKDVKSWTAMISGYGNHGQAENAIRLFCRMEDEGYKPNEITFLAILSACSHGGLVTEGMRYFEIMVSKYGFLPKIEHYGCIIDLLGRAGLLEEAYKLLKSLPVKGDATAWRALLAACRVFGYVELGECVERVLIDLNDEHPTNSILLSSAYAVAGRLPERSIMQEIKEEERLMKDMKFSFRYKDKIAKEVGCSTIEMDFYLYNQQ; the protein is encoded by the coding sequence ATGGTCAAGAGTGGTCTTGATCACGACCCTTTTACTTTGAGCAAGCTTCTTGCATCTTCCATTCAAGATATTGAATATGCTGCCTCCATTTTCAACAGTATACAAAACCCAAATCTGTTCATGTTCAATACAATGCTCAGAGGCTATTCTGCCAGTGATGTCCCAGAACAGGCTTTTGTTGTTTTCAATAACTTAAGGGCTCAAGGAATTGTGCTAGACCAATTCTCTTTCATCACAACTCTCAAAGCTTGTGCTGTCCAATCCAACATCTGGACTGGCCAAGTGGTTCATGGGATTGCTTTGAAGTCAGGTTATAGGTTGTTTATCAATGTGAAGAATTCCCTTCTGCATCTATACTGTATCTGTGGGAGAATTTTAGATGCACATGTGTTGTTTGATGAATTTCCCCAACAAAATGACTTGGTTTCATATAACACTTTAATGGGCGGCTACCTTCACATTTCTCAGCCAATTGTTATTGTAGAACTTTTCAGGAAACTTTGTAGCAGTGGTTTGAAAGCCAGTATTACCACAGTGTTGAGTGTTCTATCTGCAGCTGGTGATTTGGGAAATTATCTTGGAGGAGAGTCTCTTCATGGGTATTGCATCAAACTGGGATTTTGTTCTGATTTGCATGTGGTTACTGCTTTGACCGATATGTATGCAAAAACTGATCATATTGATTTAGCACATAGAATTTTCAATGAAGTTACTTTAAAGGATGTTGTTTTATGGAATTGTTTAATAGATAAGCATGCAAAAAGTGGCCTGTTAGAAGAAGCATTAGCTCTATTAAAACATTTGGAACTTGAAGGATTGAAAGCCAATTCATCTACATTGGCAGGATTACTTTCAACCTGCGCTTCTTCAGGAGCTGTAAGTATGGGACGATGTATCAATAATTATGTGGAAGAGGAGGGACTGGTGTTGGATGTAGTTCTTGGAACAGCTCTGGTAGACATGTATGCTAAATGTGGGTTTTTAGGAAAGGCTACTGACATTTTCGAGAGGATGCAAGGCAAAGATGTGAAATCATGGACAGCAATGATATCAGGTTATGGAAATCATGGGCAAGCAGAAAATGCTATTAGGCTATTCTGTAGAATGGAGGACGAGGGGTACAAACCCAATGAAATCACTTTCTTGGCAATTTTAAGTGCTTGTAGTCATGGAGGGCTGGTGACAGAGGGAATgagatattttgaaattatggtTTCCAAGTATGGTTTTTTGCCCAAGATTGAACATTATGGATGTATAATTGATCTTTTGGGTCGTGCAGGATTGTTGGAGGAAgcatataaacttttaaaaagctTGCCTGTTAAGGGAGATGCCACTGCTTGGCGTGCATTGCTTGCAGCTTGCAGGGTCTTTGGGTATGTTGAATTGGGGGAATGTGTAGAGAGAGTTTTAATTGACCTAAATGATGAACATCCCACCAATTCAATTCTTCTCTCAAGTGCCTATGCCGTTGCTGGAAGGTTGCCAGAACGTTCAATAATGCaggaaataaaagaagaagaacggCTAATGAAAGATATGAAATTCTCATTCAGATATAAAGACAAAATAGCAAAGGAAGTTGGATGTAGCACTATTGAGATGGATTTCTATCTATACAATCAGCAATAA